The Dermacentor silvarum isolate Dsil-2018 chromosome 7, BIME_Dsil_1.4, whole genome shotgun sequence genomic sequence TGGGAAGCAGCTGACTGGTAGTTTGTGGCACTGGCACCTTTATACACACCTGTGGAATGCATTGACATTGGTTCAGCCGAAATTTCCAGCTAGAGCAGGCGCTTTTGCTTGCAATTGTTGGCAACTGCCTGAATACTTTTCTCAGTGAGAGCGTGTAGTTGCTCGCTTACGCATTATCTCCCAGCAGCACTGCaacagaatgggttcagatgGCACTCTTGAACGCCCAACATTTTTCTATGATGTATAATTAACTGTCAGGCTATCGTGCAGATTTTGCATTTGTATGTATATCTAACTATTGCTTGAACCTTCTGTGAACTATGCATAAATGCGTGCCGACTATTACTTGCATTAAATGTTCTTACTATTCTCACTTCGTTTTTGAGCAGGCCTGTTTTTTATGTAGTGGTTCCCTAAGCGAAAAGATGATTCATCGATGACGCTAGCCTCTACAATCTGCAGGAAGACTGTCCGATTGGACATGCGGAAAGATGAACATATTGAATGCCTAAGAGCAATCTTGACTCGCGCGATAAAACGGGCTTGTTCAAAAACAAACCAGCCAATAATTTCTCCTAATGCCTCAAGACATACGAATAGAAATTCTTGCCTGACAATACGGCGGACATTATAATATCGTTGTAGCGCTGACCATATAATTCCCTGACGCGCACTTTTTCTGCATCCTGGCAGGTCTTCGGCCGGTGGTGGGCATCTCCCTCAAGCTGGGCTGCAGCATAGAAGTGCTGGACAAGTGTGGCGCTGACCTGGTCATTTTCGGCACCGGCCACACAGTTCCCAACAACACCAAAGAGCTGCTCAAGCAGTGCGAGTGAGTATGCCACGATAGCAAAGGACTGCGAACTCACACTCCATTATTCTCTCTTTGGGATGTGGTGTGAGCATGAAGCCTTGGCAGACTGTATGATAGCGACCACGCAGATGGTcttgtattattgcgatagcaaatatatggacactccaggcgaatttccgccgtcgtcaccgccgccgtgatgttccgtataaagtccaagtgcgataacgtcTCCGCATCGCGCCGCctgctgtgggtgcgagtgagagcgtgcgACCGTGAGTCGAAGATGGTGGCTCGCCGTCTGCCATCGAGAGCaaagcacgggggggggggggggggtgtattctactccggcggcggcggcgtatggcgtggctgagcgcggcagcgcgggccctatcttgaaagcgatctgggaaGGGTACAGTCGAGATGTACCGAGGGCTGATAGTGTCGTATTCGCTGTATTCTCGCCGCTTGGTTCGCGTTGAAGAAGGAGGCAacaagaaggtcaattcgctcactgctagTGCTGCCGCTATTCCTCACGCCAgctgttttgacagcgagtgtccgcggtcatcgagtgagatgtgtttatgtctGCCTGTGTGCGCATGACAACATGCTTGCTCatgtagttagtaagcgaatattaaccagattatacggccgataaaagctACTACCCGTAGttcgcatagctgtctaataatttgctatcgcaatcgatgcttcgcctttcgggcgaaactcgGGCGAACATTTTGTTCGCTCTTTCCTTCAATGACTCTTTATAAAAGCAAGGCGTTCTTTGCCTCCATGACCCCACGTTTTCTGCTTTTCCAGTAACGATGCTTTAACAAAACTAGTGATCCTGCTGGGCGTTGGTTACCTGTCTGTGTATCGGCAGGTTTCATGTGTAGtgaagtgggccgatcctagagACGGGTGTTACGGTAAACAAGTGTAATTTTGGCAATGGTATAATCATAACTGGACCGATCGGAAGACGACGTACTCAAAAACGAGCCCGTCCAGGAGACTGTGTGATCAAAGATGGTGACACGTTGGACCGGTCCTTACGCCAGTGCATGCTCTGTGTCCCTTCAAGGGTTTGATTTTGATGTATAACGCGAGTGGATCCTGCAGGCTTTAAAATCGGGATAGCCCTAATAATGATATCGCATTGCAGTCGATAAGGTGCAGCATGCATTGACCTAGCTTTTCTGCCACTTCATACGGGTTTGGCGTCGCTGTCTCGCTGAGTAAACGTAGCAGGGTTCTCCGCACAGCTGTGGCGCAGAGATGGAAAACACCAAGAACAATTACAGCACAAATGACAAAAAACGCAAATGTGTGTGTTAAGTGTCCTTTGTGTCCTGTGTCTATAATTCCATTTATCATAGCATTCACCGTGAATAGCATGCTATAAGTGGCACCAAGCAAAACTCTCCCAGTTTTCAATAAAGCGCCTCATTCTTTCACTCgatgtattttctttattcttcaTTTTTTCCCCAGCAGGATGGCACTGGCACTGCCGCTGTTCACTCGCGGAACGTTGTTGATAAATTTACGAACCGCCCGGATATTGGATGATTGAATGAATGAGTGGCCCGCTTGAAAACTGAGCGACCTGATGTTCCATCGCAGGATCGAGTTTTCCGCGGGTATCTGTGCGCGCCAGTTCGCCAACCGGTGCCTTCCTCCGCTTCCACGTGGCATGGTCGTCGTCATCCTGGAGGGCATCAGCCAGGAGGTCTCCTCCAAATGCAACGTCTCCAATCCACTACACGATGGTTGGTGGGACAAAATACACAGAAAGAAATGGTGTCGAGCTCGCACAAATGTCGTAATTACCTCGAATGACGTCAATTGACAGAATTCGTTTCCTGGAAGTGCACTGCAGTATTTTACTGAAAATAGAGGTATAATACGCTTTTCGTTCTCGCTTCCAGGCGTAAATAGTAGCGTGCAACTTGAGTTAACTGTGTCCTGCAAGAATATTGTGGTGATCCTGCGATTTCCTTAAGCCTCTGTGCTTTTGCTAGTGACACTTTTTAGCAAACATGCATACATAAAAACACAATTTTTAAATACATAGGAGTTTGTATATAAGTGATCAAACAGCAGCAGACTTACGATAAAgtatcgttaaaaaaaaaaaaaaacgaccgacATAACGTGgacaaagaaaaaggaaaaaataaaataaaaacaaagttgTGGACGGTTATTGTTCTTGAATTGGTTTAGTGGACCCGTGTCGATCCTGAAGAGCCTGAAAGCAAAGGTGAACAACACTTGTCGCGTACTCCTTTATTCGCAGAATTCCTGAAGCATGCCCCTTGCATGAACAAGGTGGGTGACACGCTTCACATGTGCATGAAGAAGCTCACACTAAGCCTCGACTACAGCGCCAGCATCGAGCCACACCTAAGGGTCGGCCGCTCCTGCTGGTAAGCACGGACTGGTTACTCGACCCTCTTCGGGATGCAACTTAGCCCATTCAGGCACGCGTTATGACTTTGTGTTTCAAAAAGACAATTGGAACGAAACTTTCCTTCGACTGAATTCTAACAAACGGGTATTACATATTAGTGCCGCAATCTTGGCACAGACGCAGCGCTGGCAATGGTATAGTTTTCTAATTAGCCGCCTTTTAATAGCGCTTAAGGAGACGACGCGTGCATCTGGTAGGTTAGCGGTTATGACGTTAAGTTCCCGCGCATAGGCTCCGACATTTTTTCAGAGCTCCGTGGGCAGCCACATGCGGTGCCGAATAGGAGGTCACGCTGATGAGCCGCGCGATTTGGATCATGTGTCACTTCGGGCGAGCGAAaatggctgctttttttttttcagtttcggcaTTGAAAGCGCCTACTTATGAAACCTTTTTGCGACACATTCAGTCGATTGTAAGAACGGAAAATTTTGTTGCGCGGACGCTTTTATGTGGCCACGTTATCTAAATCGAGGCTCTTTACGTGGCCCGAAATGTCGTTGCGAGCTAACCTTTGAGAGGAAGCTTTACCACGCGAATGCATAACTGATTCAATTCAATTGAATTTATTATGCAGACATAGAATATACAGAGTTTCCAAAACTGGAAACAGGAATGCGTGGAATCAGATAAACTGTTTTGTTCGACATTGCCTGCACCGACTTTGTTTAGATTGGTTGCATTCAACAAGAAAAAGGTAAAATATACTGACTGTAGAAGCAAATGTTTACAGCGAAGTGGTTATAGTGCGAATAAAGACACTCAAGAACGTTATGTGCCTGTTCTCACTGCTttctgaaaaaagaaagcaaatacTTACGTAGTTTACATTTTGAGGAAATGTGGGAAGTGTTTTCGAGCATTGTGCAAGCAGATACGGAAATGTGTGGGTTAATTAAGGGTTCAATAAAAATTGCTAAAACCTCGTTTCAAAAGCCTATTTAGACACGTTTATCAAACGTTTAGAAAGTTTCTCTGCTTCCCTGGGAAGACCAGACAGGCAGCGACTTAATATTTTAAGAGAAATCtgggtgacgtgtaccgaaaatttCAAGTGTGTGTGGGTTTATTGTGTCCTTTCGCAAATAATCACTAGCTACACCTTTTTTCTGCCCAATTTTATGGGTTATATACGAGGCGTGTAACAGCGAGGACACTAACAGCGTCCCAGATAACCGTGTGCGACCATTCTGTAAGTAATGCACTATCACGCAAATGAAACCCCTATCTGACTATTTAAATTTCACATTGTCTATCTCCCGAGATTGAAGATGACCAGCCGTGACCTAAACTATTGCTTCTTTTGTTGTTTTCACCCTTTGATCGATGCAGTTGGGATAAATATTGCGACTGTGTTATACAGCAGTTATTTCGTTGCAGTTAAGTTGTTTCCTGATACGTACTAATAACTAGCGGGAAGTTGTGCGTTTGAGCACGATAAGTTCTTTTATGTAATGTAATGCATTCTGCAGTTTTTCAAAAACTGTGCAATTCCACTCAAAGATGGCTGCAAATGTGGAAAATTTTCGTAGACTATCACAGTATCTAAGTAAATTTGCAGGCTAATTTTAACGGTTCTTCAAAATTCAGACATTCAGAATTTATTTCATGAAACATCTTAGGGTTCATTGACAATGCTTTTAATTATTCGCTGGAGAAAAAACGCTTTGTCATGGAAGCCGCGCTTGTTTGTTGCTCGGCGCCGGTCGGGCGCCGGTTGTTGGTGCACCGTATTAATGAACTTGTTAAAATAACTGTGATTCTGGAAAGCCTTTACGCACCGGCACGATTATCGTTCCGCATTGTATGTCAAGTGTTTTTTTTATCCCTGTTCCTTTATTCAACGTGGTATACAGCGCAGACGACGTGGCTGACATTATGCAACCAGCGTAGATTCACCTGCTCCACTGCCAGGGGGTGTATCCTGTTCGCATATTTCTTGCCCCGTCGTCCGTGGCGTTCGCCATACTGAGCGGAAACCAGCTAGGTCAGCTTACAAATTTCGGCACTCTGCCTTCAAATCACCTGCAAGGGTGAAAGTTTGAAAGTATTTCTAAATGTTGGCTACTATGGGTACTTCGCGAGTTGGAAAATCGAAATACGTGTTCTTGTTTCGTCTTGCTCTTTTCTGccgtacactcttgtcatacgtAGGTTTGATCACTTTCTCATTTCCCGATTGGTTTCACAACGCGCAGCAACTTCGCCGAGTACCTCAAGTGTTCGGGCGACGCGATGCGAAAGCAGTGTGGCGCCGAGGCGGAGGACTACATCAAGAAGCTGCTGACGAGGTCTGCGGGGGACTTCATCGAGATTGCCTGCATCAACCACCGCACCGACTTCGAGACGTGCAAGTCATCCGCGGCCGTGGTGGACATGTCCACGACGCGAATCACCTCGCTATTGTCGCCCATGGCCAAGCTCGTGTCGGCCGAGGGCTAGCACGTGCATTAGCCGAGGTTTGGGCTAGCCCCGACTCGCGTCGGGGAACGGGAACAGAAACGTGGTTATGACGAAACCCCCTTAGATAATGGAGCTGACAGGACAGCGGGGTCTGTTAGGACCCGGACAGTGCTTGAACGGGACCATACTTAGCCAGCCATAAAATCGTGTTCATTAAGAAATTACCTGTTCGGACTGTACTTGCCTCTGTCTACGAAGGCGCAAATGGGGACCATGGTGAGGCCACTTGGGCCGTCATGCATGTTATCCGTAGGAAACATTTGGCATGGCCTTATGCGCCATTGACTGGCTGAATACGCGGTTTCTCCACGTCTTTAGTTAGCTACAACTCTGAAATGGCACAGTAGATGGCGGCCAGTCACGTGATGCCTTTCTTGCAGTTCCTTTACAGGGCCCTCAAAGTTAAACAGCTTTTTAAATAAACACGCCATGCTAGCTACGCAACATCTGCTTGCACAAACGGTTTATGCGCTTTGGCGGACACAATTTCAGCGAACAATTGTAATCATCAAACACAAATTTAACAAAACTTCTGAATAAATTTTTGGGTATGCACGTTATGATATACGGCAACACAATCGTATTCACGACAACATCACTCTGATTGGTTCCCCAGGAGTGCTTCTGCCTCGAGATATTCATCATAACATTTTATACTCAGCCAGCATTTCGCAGCCAGCAATTTCGCATTCATGAGCTTGGATCCCGACACACCGTCAAGCGGTGAAGGAATGTCAACGTGAGGGAAAGAGAAGGAGTCAGTCGTTGCTTGCTTTCACTATCCTATACCAAAAGTGCAGCTGTTGCCAGATTCGCCCAGCTTGAAAATAATATTCGACAGTCATATCTACGCACAACTACGTCGCAATGGGCGTCTGAAGTAGTGTAGAGATTAATGCTGCAGAAAGCGAAATTAGCTGATTGAGTGTCAAATTTTATGAGTGTCAAATATATCGCACCACAAGCGCCCCAGGAGAACGAAACAATGTGAAGGTGTCTTCAAAATGTGTCATAAAGTTTCAAATGCAAACATGTAAATTAATTGTGATAGCAACGATTTCAtttaagaagtttttgtgaattatGTGCTtggttctttgttttttttacgAAAAATGTGTCCGACAAAGCGCATAAACCGCCTGTACAAACAGATTTTGCTTAGCCAGCGTTgcggtttttttttaaatttcacttTCAGTTTTAACTCTGAAGGCCGTGTAGCTTGCTTTTCTGACTCTGTCGTTTAGCGGCACATTTGTCGATGGCGTCAAATATTCACCTCGAAGGCACTCTGATCTAAAAAAGGAATACACTGCCAAAATGAGCAGGGACAGCAAGATAGATTATTCTGTAGAAACAACTGTTTCGAAAATCAATTTACCGTGACGTGCATGCGCTCTAAGTAGTTTTGACTGCCTGGTACTGCAGAAAAACCTCTGAGTGACTTGTTACCATTGGAAAAGCATAGGTGTGAAATCATAGGATACAGACCTTCATGCATCGGCTATAACACAACAGTGCAGGCTCTTGATGGCTTTATAGCGTTGGTCTGTTTCAGTAAGCAGGCAGTCAGGGACATCTTCAAAATACCAGGAAGAAGTCCACCGAGGTGGCATGTGTAACTCTTTTTATGAATGCAGAATTGTCACTAGTAGAAGCACGGATTGCGGTAGATATTATGAGCCTGTTCACCGCTTCAGGAAAGCGTGGACGATTGTGCGCTGACAGGCATGACGGTGCTTTAGAAACGGTGTGACGCGCGTCTGTTTTGTGAAACGAATGAAGAACTCTAGATTCTACAATTCTTCTTAGGTCTCTGGGCTAAGGCTCATTGATAAGGATTCCTCTGCATCTTTACATGGAAAATGGTGCTGGCGGTCATCCTAACACGTTCATCCTTTCTCCCCGCGCTCAtccgcgaaattaaaaaaaaaactcgtccACTTTTCAAGGACGTCAGCAGACATGGTTAGCTTTGGAAACATTGAACGTCCACTCGCACATAACTGCGTGAGAAAAAAATGTGCATTGTGGATCTCGTATAGTCATTTTTTTGGTGTCACATGGTTACTCTTTCATAACTTTTCCAGTACCCGAGGACATGACGCCGGCTCATTCAGTAGGAGCAGGTTCTAAGCCGCGAGCATCACCGTTTTCGGACAGGCAGGAAGCCTGTTGTGGACTTAAGATTTGTCGTACGGCTGTTTTTTTCTGTGTTGCATGTGTGATTCTTTCTATATCTGTCGTGCTGTcaacttttatttttatttttggcaTTGTTGTAACAACCGGTATTTCTTCCTTTAATTCTTCTGCGCTGGCGCCTATGGTGCTGTGTAGTGTTTGAATGAGTATGAAATAAAAGACAGTCGTGTTCTGGCAAGATTCTTTGACATCGTGAAAGAAATAGTGCTGCCAAGAATGCCCGTCATGTGCTGACGCCAGTGAGTACAAAGGTGAGTACGGACACTTATACTGAGAGCACCTTTCGCTTCGGCTGGTAGGAAACAATGCCTAAACGCACGAACAATGACCGCTTCGTCTATCAGACAGTCACAAACCCAGGCGGACCCGAACTAGGCACCAGACCTCGGTCCATTATTGAGAAGCCCTAGAATCAACGTCTGATAATTTCCGACTTGAAATGAAGCTTTTATAACCCTCCCAGAATTACGTGACAGTCCGCAACGTTAAACGGTTGAAAATTGGCGACGATTGCATTAGCTTTAAGCACGTTGGAATTTAAATAAAGGTGGTCTTAGTACAGAAACTAAACGATTATTCGGTTCCCCGCTGACGCAACGAGCTATACACACTCCACGAAAAGAACCGATGAGAAAGGCAGCATGAAATCTTATGAGACAACAACCTCCCATGACAGCCCCACCCTCTATCGATAAGGTACGTAAATTTTTATCATTGCAACTGGGCTGACCAGCTTTGCCTGCATCGAGGTGTTCCATAGGTTGTACCAGAAGGTTCTTTAAACAGCCAATGCGTAAGTCTGGGCCGCCAAAGATGAAATGAAAGGAACTCCTAAGGACTTTGGTCCTTGAACTTTATATTGCTAAAAGGACAAGACCATAAGAAGGAAAAGTGGTTTAGAAGTCTATACTGTATACAGACTCAAAATCTATTTTGGCAAGGAACCACCGCAAAACAAGGTTTTCGCAGCCACGACATGGTATCGTAAGCCTATTGTCTTCGCGACAAGACGGCCACCTCGCCTTGAATGCGTATTCTGTTGCGTCCGTTTAGGGTGTTTTGAAGCATTGGTACAAAGTGGTAGGCGGTTAGGTCGTACGCAACATCGAAACACGGTGTCTACTTCGAGTTCGTGTCTCTCTTCGGCTCAGCTGTTGGCACTCGATCATTGCCTTTATTAGGTGGTAATGATGACGGCGTAGTCAACTGACACCAGCTACTCCATGTGTCTTAGTGTGTGGCACCCACTTCCAACAAATGACAACTTTTACACTTATAGGAAAATGTAGAGCTAGTAAATGTTCCTCTTCCACAGCTCAGTTGAGATTCTGTTTATAGCATATGTTGCTCGAAATATATCTACAGGAACGACTTCTCTTGCAAGAAATGAAATGATTAAGAAAGCACGTGCACCGTTATAAGTCACACTGGTCGCAACGACGGTTAGTACTGTACATATTTATTTATAGGTATATTAGTGTGACATATATTTAATGACATTCGCAGTGTAGCAAATGTGTGCAATGGGGAGACAATAGGACGCTGCTTTGGAGACCATATGACGCTCGTCTGTTCCGTGGAACATACACGTGTGACCGGGATACCATCGGTCCAGGGAGCAACAGACTACAAAATAATGTGCAGCGATCTACAGTgaaaaacatacatacatacatacatacatacatacatacatacatacatacatacatacatacatacatacatacatacatacatacatacatacatacatacatacatacatacatacatacatacatacatactacatacatacatacatacatacatacatacatacatacatacatacatacagtcagtcggtcggtcggtcaggacaggcaggcaggcaggtagGCAGGCAACCGAAACGTAATATTTCTGCAAGTGTCCCTTTATGGGGAACTTGCTGGAaatatttttacagcggagctgttatacgctagtttgCAGCGGATCcctgcgtgcgtagaccgagcgcgtagaccaaaaattaccatcatcagcagtggctcgagcgtcgtggtcttcttccatagctggctggtTGGTGCCCCTCGGCCCAACTGCTCGCGCGTCTCGCGCAACTGCTCGTGCAACTGCtcgcgcgtcgtcgtcgtcatcttcttctacAGTTGGCTCCGTTGTTAAAAAAACTGAAAATAATCACTGGGTGtatctctttggctggtgacgtgaagcactgcataggcacgttatctcagttgcgcTCCGGCCGTGTGATGGATAGGCCGTGTATtgtgcggaccgaggaagaacagcatgcctacaAAGAACGACGGCGAGAGCAGAAGCGGGAATGAGCGCAAAGGCGGCGGGAGGCTGCTAACGCCGAGTCCATGTCCATCGTAATTGCGCGTAATTTCAGCGTAGACCTTTGTCGGCCAGACCGAAAGTCGTTGTTGGAATTTCTATAGGAAAGGTTCGCCATTCAGTGCTATACAAACGTCGGTGGGCCTACCACACGTCATCGGTCCTGCATAGACTTGACTTTCGCGAAGAGCATTTCCAGGGTCGTAACAGGACCCATGgctgtctaccatagcgaccacaaagctata encodes the following:
- the LOC119458955 gene encoding uncharacterized protein LOC119458955 translates to MILICALVLIGLRPVVGISLKLGCSIEVLDKCGADLVIFGTGHTVPNNTKELLKQCEIEFSAGICARQFANRCLPPLPRGMVVVILEGISQEVSSKCNVSNPLHDEFLKHAPCMNKVGDTLHMCMKKLTLSLDYSASIEPHLRVGRSCCNFAEYLKCSGDAMRKQCGAEAEDYIKKLLTRSAGDFIEIACINHRTDFETCKSSAAVVDMSTTRITSLLSPMAKLVSAEG